The Flavobacterium galactosidilyticum nucleotide sequence ACCAGCAGGAATTTGTACCATTCCGTCATAGGAAACTGTTGTTGATAAAGCTATTGAATCCGAATTATTGGGTGCTGAAAACCTTGATGGAAGAGAGGATTCACAACTCATAGTTTCAGCTGAGCCCATTGCGGTTTTGTTTTCTTCTTTTTTGCCACAGGCACTTAGCGAAATCAATATTACAAGGATAATCGTTTGATATTTCATATTATGTTTTATTATCCAGTTTTCTTAAATTAGAAAAATTTGAAATGTTTAGCTTTTAATTTATTTACAAAAATAATTAATCTTTAGTCTTTTTGAGCTTTTATTTTTTGCAATAAGCTTGCCAATTCATTCGTGATTTCTGGCTTTTGTGCCGCAAGATTATTTTTTTCTCCAAGATCATTTTGTAAATCATACAATTGCGGTAAAGGATTATTTCCTAATTCAGTATTGGTTAATACATTTATTGTTGGGCCTTTATTTGGCTCGATATATTTCCAATGATCTTTTCTAATTGCTAAAGAGTTGATTCCTTGTTCAACAAGTACAGTTCTTCCTTTGGTTGATTTGCCTAACAACACGTTTAGCATATCTTCACTGTCAGTGATTTCAATATCCTTAGGTTTTATATTTAGCATTTTGGAAAAAGAGGACATAAAATCAATTTGGCTAACCATTGCGTCAGAAACTGCTGGTTTCGTTTTTGAAGGCCAACTTACAATCAATGGAACTCTTGTTCCACCTTCGAAAGTGCTGTATTTTCCACCGCGTAAAACACCAGCAGGAGTATGACCGTTTAACTTTGAAACTGCTTCATCTTCATAACCGTCATCGAGTACTGGTCCATTATCACTGCTGAAAATAATCATAGTGTTTTTGGCTATGCCTAAACTTTCCAGTTGTTTCATGATTTCCCCTACCGTCCAGTCCATTTGTAAGATAGCATCGCCGCGATATCCCAGATTACTTTTTCCTTTAAACATAGTTGAAGGCATTCTAGGAACATGCGGCTCTGTTAAGGTGTAATAGAGAAAGAAAGGTTGTTTTTTATTATTTTCAATAAATTCTTTGGCTTTCGCCAAAAAAGTCAAAGGCATTTCTTCATCTGTCCATCTAGCTTTGTTGCCACCGCTCATGTAGCCAATGCGACCAATTCCATTTACGATTGTGTTGTTATGACCATGATTGAGTGAAGAGCGCATTTTTAATAGTTCTGGATTTTCTTTTCCAGTTGGATCATTACCCACTTTTTTATAATAATCCACCTGAATAGGATCGCTGGAATCTAAAGCAACAACTTTATGGTTCTCAACAAAAACGCTTGGTACACGATCTGCAGTTGCTGGAAAAATAAAAGAATAGTCAAAACCTACTTCATTAGGGCCAGGTTTTAGTTCACCATTCCATTCTTTTTCGAGTTGATCACCTAATCCCAAATGCCATTTTCCAACTATCCCAGTTTGGTATCCCGCTTTTTGAAATAGGGAAGGTAAGGTGGTTTTGTCTGTTGGAACAATTAGCGCTGCATCGCCAAGTAAGATTCCAGTTCCGGCTTTTCGCCAAGCATAAATTCCGGTCATCAGCGCAAAACGAGAAGGCGTACAAGTTGCTGAGGTTGCATGTGCATTGGTGAACCGAATTCCTTGTTTTGCTAGTTTGTCAATATTTGGCGTACTGATTTTGGTAGCGCCATAGCAACTTAGGTCTCCATAACCTAAATCATCAACATAGATTAGAACGACATTAGGTTTTTGCTGCGAAAAAATGGAGCTTGATAGTAAGCAGCAGATGATTATAGATTTGATTTTATGCATATTTTTATTTCGAAAAGATTTATAATTATCCTTATTTTAGCTTGATAAACGCTGGAATTTTATAGTATAAGAATGATACTCTATTCTTGTTAAAAGTTTCAATTTCTTTATCCTGTATTATTGAGTAATTATGATAAGGTGAAATTTATTATTCTAAATAATTGACAGTGAGTTCCAAAAATATGACAATTACTTAATAATATATACTAGTTCCTACCAGTTTGTTTATGAGCGTCACTATAGTACAGCATTAAAAAGTAGTAACACCACTGAAGAAGTCTACAGCGATTATAAATTTGAAATAGTATTTAGAATTGCTTTAAAGAATAATAAAAATTACTAATTATTGCTCTTCCTCTAGCGTATTTTTGGGATGGTTTTCATACCAGTCTTTAAATGTTTTAGTGCTAGAATAATGATTTTTCAGGACTTTATAGACCATAAATAACACTAATATTTGTCCTATTATAAACATAGTTGTTAATCTTGGTATAGCTATGTTAGTTTGACAAAGGAGTGACTTTTTTTTGTAATATTAGTGACTAAGTTTATGAGAAACTGTTTGAGCAAGAAAAACTTTGATTTATGAATAAAAAAAGAGCTGCAAATTTGCAGCTCTTAGATCATTTTTTTTGAAAATCATTGGTTACCAGCCTCCGCTAGATCCGCCACCAGAGAAACCTCCGCCGCCAAATCCTCCACCGAAGCCACCTCCGCCAAATCCACCGCCAGAGGAACTTCCA carries:
- a CDS encoding sulfatase family protein; its protein translation is MHKIKSIIICCLLSSSIFSQQKPNVVLIYVDDLGYGDLSCYGATKISTPNIDKLAKQGIRFTNAHATSATCTPSRFALMTGIYAWRKAGTGILLGDAALIVPTDKTTLPSLFQKAGYQTGIVGKWHLGLGDQLEKEWNGELKPGPNEVGFDYSFIFPATADRVPSVFVENHKVVALDSSDPIQVDYYKKVGNDPTGKENPELLKMRSSLNHGHNNTIVNGIGRIGYMSGGNKARWTDEEMPLTFLAKAKEFIENNKKQPFFLYYTLTEPHVPRMPSTMFKGKSNLGYRGDAILQMDWTVGEIMKQLESLGIAKNTMIIFSSDNGPVLDDGYEDEAVSKLNGHTPAGVLRGGKYSTFEGGTRVPLIVSWPSKTKPAVSDAMVSQIDFMSSFSKMLNIKPKDIEITDSEDMLNVLLGKSTKGRTVLVEQGINSLAIRKDHWKYIEPNKGPTINVLTNTELGNNPLPQLYDLQNDLGEKNNLAAQKPEITNELASLLQKIKAQKD